From the Argentina anserina chromosome 3, drPotAnse1.1, whole genome shotgun sequence genome, the window TTATATAGGCATAAATATTATGTGCAGAATGTGACTCATAATTACAAATCTTTTTTCCATCTAGGTTGAGTACATCTTTTATGCTCCTCGTCATCCCTTTGTTTCGTCCCCTGGCCACTCCAAACTGCATTACTGTCAAAAAGTCTAAGATGACTGAGACAACATTACCGACTGGTGCGGCTGCAAATGCACATGTCTCCTTCGCCATGCTAGCTTGAGTGTGAAATGGCAACCCACATACTAAAGAAATAGTTATAAGAGAAAAAGAATGGCATGGACACTCAAAATGACATATCAATTGCTTCATGATCAGGGGTCCTGTATGCAAAACCAGATTCATCACTTGAACGTCTTTTGACCACGCTAGCTCTCTGCACCAAGCGGACCAGTGCTTGCACAACTTCAGACATGGGAGGCCGAAATTCAGGTTCCGGCTACATAAAACAGAAAATATTAAGTATGAGAAATCTGATATAAAAAGGTGCTACGACTCAGAAAGAAAACTTCAGAACATacatttatttaattagttcAATCATAAACTAGAAAATAGAAGAGAAACTAGAGTAAAGTTCAGTGAGATCCACCAAATTCCAAGTTACATTATGAGAAGAAGATCAAATCTCATCGCCCTCATGGCATACTAAATGTTCACCATCCCTCCGTAAAAACCTCTTCCCCATTGTGAATAAGAGAAGAAAGTCAAGAAACAAAGAAGTGACTCTTGGCCCTGTCGGGCACAGATGTTTTTCCATACCAGGTTCCAGTCATATATTCAGGATAATAATCATTTGAAGTATTTCTGATGAGCAGTAACTTCGTCTTTATCAATAGTAACCTATATCAAGCCGCTGTGGAAGGCATAGATAAGCAACATACTAGCTAGTTGATTTGACCCTTCAGCTACACTACACCTTTAACAGATATTGGCAGTAGCAGTTAGCACTAACATCAAACATACCTGAACACAGAGGGCAATGATGTCAGCAAAGCGGGAAAGAGATTTCGCAGGGTACATGCCATTTAGGGAAGGATCAACCATTTTTGCTAGAGCATCTATATCATGGAGTTGGGGAGTAGCCCATCTTACAAGTGATTGTTCTGACCTTGCCCTTGAACTATATAGCAAGAgaatataaaaagaaaatgattaaGACATTACTGAAGTCgcaggaaaagaaaaacatgaaGCTGACAATTCAGTAATCTGGCATAGATATACCTGTCTAGAGGCTTGCGACCAGTCAATAGTTCAAGCATCACCACTCCAAAGCTGTAGACGTCACTTTTTACAGTGTATACCCCAGACAAGGAAAATTCAGGAGCACTATAACCAAATGAGCCCACCATCTGAGTTGAAACCTGGGAGGCATAAAGTGAGTTAAGTTATTCATTCCAGCATATGGAAAAATCATGAAGGATCTTAAAATTGCTCAGAAATCCACTAGACCAATGCAATTTCATTAATGTACCTGTCGCTCTGTGTTTGGCGTTAGAGCAGCTAAACCACAGTCAGATAGGTGGGCATTCAGCTCTTCATCAAGTAAAATATTAGCTGACTTGAAGTTTCTATGTACAACCGAAGGTAAGCACACCTCATGCAAGTACCTGGCAGAAGAATCTCTAACTCAGGAAATATTTGTGGCCAAttaacagagagagagagagagagagagagagtcgatCGACATACTCTAAAGCTCGAGCAGTGCCAAGTGCTACCCTAACACGGGCATTCCACGTCAGTGTGTTACTGCCATCTTCAGCAAAATGAAGTATGTCATGCAAGCTTCCATTTCCTATATACTCATAGACTAGAAGACGCTGTCCATGTTCTGCACAATATCCGACCAGAGTAACGATGTTTGGATGCCTTAAGCGCGACATGTTTGAAACAGCTTCAAGAAAGTTATCTTCCTCTTGTAGAGATAGTGCTGCATTGTCTATTTTCTTAATGGCCATTATCTGCATTAAAAAAAGGCAACAAAAACAATTAGTTCAAGTACCACTGGCAGTTGGTATTGCAGGAGAAGTGAAATCCCATTATAAGTAAGAGCCGCTAGGGCCAGAATATTGTTGACCACAATCAGCAACTGACACCAGGAACTAACAAGAGTTTTTGGAGATCTATCGGTCTGAAAGATCTGAGTCTAATGATGGTAGGTAATATATTAACAGATTAAGCTTAACTGTTTGCTTATGCTGGTGATATAGACTTAGACATGTCCTTTGAACTCAGCAAACTCATCATGCAATACATTGTTAGATTTTTCCACACAGCATGAAACGCGTAAATTAAGTACATGACAAAGCATACATCAATTTTAATGTCTCTGGGAGTCTGAGTGTAGTGAGACAGTACTGATGCAAAAAATTTCTCCACCACAGTTCCCAGTGGCGTAACTAAAGGAATGACAGCCACCATTCTCTTATAGTGGAACACTATAAGACTTACATTAAGCATacagttttgattttgaagaagaaaaagttacCTTTCCATTGAGGAACTCTGCTCGGTAAACACGACCGAGAGAACCTTCACCAACAAGAAATTCTTGACTGAAGCTATTTGTTGCTGTTTGGAGAGTGGCAACAGTATAAGGAGTAGCAGTGATAGGtgattttattctttttatgGATCCGTTTTTTCCATGCAACCTATCAACCACCAATATTTCAGCCGGTGGGGGCTTCAGATCAGTTACAGCAGAAGTACTTTTCACCCTATGCTCTTGCATCCCAGTATTTACTGCAAGATAGAACAGGATGCTCAGCATGCATACAACTAGGATGCTCAGGGAAAACTATTCAGCTCCAAAGTGTTAATGAGAAAATTTAAAGTATCTTGAAAGTTTTACCCTTGCatacttgaactcaaaaaactgatttgaaagaaaccacataggctgaaaatataaataagaaaGAAGAGCAAAGGAAAGAATTCACATGCCCACTTGGGCGTAATTTCCAATcaaactttcaaattaaaagcaatttggaaaataaaagagaGGAAAAAGGTTCTACCATTATTTGTGCCAACAGAGAGACTTCCTCTTGAAGGTCTTGCAACACTGccttctcttttatttttgcGCATGCAAAAGAAAAGAGCTAGTAGGAGAATGAGAGCAACAAAAACAGAACCCGCAATGATTCCCACCAAAGCCCCAACGGTCAATCCTTTCTTGGATTTAGATGATTCTCCATCAGTTCTCAGTGGACGTGTACCAGGTCCAGAATGATTGCGATTGCTGCTGGGTCTTCCTGGGGGAGGCGGCTTATATGGGGGCGGAGGAGGAGCAGGACCATTGTCAAAGGAGTTTCCATCATATCTATATCAACTTTATGAGCTTAATTACATATGCTGAGAAAGTTGAATACACAGTATTTGCATTAAACAGATAAGGACCTTACATAAAAGTATGAACTGAACTAATCTCTCGGGGAATCCATCCGCTGAAATGGTTGTTGGCAACATTTCTgttcaaaatacaacacaAGGACATTATTTCACAATTAGCAGTAGAATTTTAAGTACGAATAAAGGAGAAGCATCCTTACAAAGTGGTCAAAGGCAACCCCGTAAGGGCATTGAGAGAACCTGTCAATTGATTGTTCTGCATATAGCTGTCACAAATTGAGGTGTCAATACGAATGAATGAAAATGGCATAAAGATCGACAACTAAAATTTAAGCAGTTGAGAAAACTCACAGTGCAGAAAGATTGGACAATGAACTGAAGGAAGCAGGTATATCACCAGAGAAGTTGTTCATACATAGATCCCTAGATGGTAAAATATGCTGGCCATTAACTTATGTATAGGTGATATTAATAGAAATATATGTGTGCATCAACAATAATCGGGTGCAAGTAGAAGCTCCAACACTTCAAGTGACACAACAAAAACATGACTTTATGTGATGGACACTAACAACAGGCCCCTTGAAAAAATGATGCAGTTAAAACGTCCACGACATTAGACTAGCAGAAAACTTATGACAAAGAAGTGGAAAAGTAAGTTATCTTACAAGGTCGCAAGGCTAAGATTAGCAAAAACATCTCCGATTGACTGGGATAGTGAATTACGGCTGACATTCCTAAAACCATTGAATGTTAAAAATAAGTCAGGAATTTAAAATGCCTAATGTGCAACCACAACTTCATAGAGTTCAATCAAAGTAACTCACAAATAATTCAGGGAAGCCATGGTGGAAATGGAATATGGAAAATTCCCACTGAAGTTGTTTCTTGCAAGATTTCTGCACATACATAAAAGGAAAAAGGTTATATAAACATTTTGAGTATCGTAGTTAATTTTCATAATAACTTCTACAACCAAGAGAGTGAAGACAGTGGTTGAACATTACAGGCTCGTCAGATTAGGAGGTAGTTGATATGGTATTGTATCATGCAAATTATTGTCGCTCAGATCACTGGtgaacaaaaagaacaaaccGATTACAATGAGGGAATTTGATGTAAGTGCCATAAAAATCCAAAAAGAATCATAAGACAACCGGGTAAATAGTATACTCACAATTTTCTCAATGATAACAGGTCGGAAAGCAAGTATCCCATA encodes:
- the LOC126789461 gene encoding protein STRUBBELIG-RECEPTOR FAMILY 8, which gives rise to MCLIANRRRVETSAMAGRHSAQLCSVTRLLIEFVLLSLVFVALPRIIGTTDDSDVQALQVMYTSVNSPPQLTNWKSSGGDPCGESWKGVTCEGTAVVAIEVAGLGLSGTMGYLLSDLLSLRKFDLSDNNLHDTIPYQLPPNLTSLNLARNNFSGNFPYSISTMASLNYLNVSRNSLSQSIGDVFANLSLATLDLCMNNFSGDIPASFSSLSNLSALYMQNNQLTGSLNALTGLPLTTLNVANNHFSGWIPREISSVHTFIYDGNSFDNGPAPPPPPYKPPPPGRPSSNRNHSGPGTRPLRTDGESSKSKKGLTVGALVGIIAGSVFVALILLLALFFCMRKNKREGSVARPSRGSLSVGTNNVNTGMQEHRVKSTSAVTDLKPPPAEILVVDRLHGKNGSIKRIKSPITATPYTVATLQTATNSFSQEFLVGEGSLGRVYRAEFLNGKIMAIKKIDNAALSLQEEDNFLEAVSNMSRLRHPNIVTLVGYCAEHGQRLLVYEYIGNGSLHDILHFAEDGSNTLTWNARVRVALGTARALEYLHEVCLPSVVHRNFKSANILLDEELNAHLSDCGLAALTPNTERQVSTQMVGSFGYSAPEFSLSGVYTVKSDVYSFGVVMLELLTGRKPLDSSRARSEQSLVRWATPQLHDIDALAKMVDPSLNGMYPAKSLSRFADIIALCVQPEPEFRPPMSEVVQALVRLVQRASVVKRRSSDESGFAYRTPDHEAIDMSF